In Neofelis nebulosa isolate mNeoNeb1 chromosome 10, mNeoNeb1.pri, whole genome shotgun sequence, one DNA window encodes the following:
- the MOB2 gene encoding LOW QUALITY PROTEIN: MOB kinase activator 2 (The sequence of the model RefSeq protein was modified relative to this genomic sequence to represent the inferred CDS: deleted 1 base in 1 codon), with amino-acid sequence MAGQGGAQTTGSCPIPTRVIIGPSRPGDQGPASVVVAGKSKAKPNGKKPATEEKKMYLEPEYAKSRITDVGFKELVVLPREIDLNEWLASNTTTFFHHVNLQYSTISEFCTGEACQTMAVCNTQYYWYDERGKKVKCTAPQYVDFVMSSVQKLVTDEDVFPTKYGREFPSSFESLVKKICKYLFHVLAHIYWSHFKETLALELHGHLNTLYVHFILFAREFNLLDPKDTAVMDDLTEVLCSGGGGGGGRGGGGAGGGGGAAVGGAGAQNHVKER; translated from the exons ATGGCGGGGCAGGGAGGTGCTCAGACAACTGGCTCTTGCCCCATCCCTACGCGTGTGATCATAGGACCCTCTAGACCCGGGGATCAAGGCCCGGCATCTGTGGTCGTAGCCGG GAAGTCTAAAGCAAAGCCCAATGGAAAGAAACCTGCCACGGAGGAGAAGAAGATGTACCTGGAGCCGGAGTACGCCAAGTCCAGAATCACTGACGTTGGGTTCAAGGAGCTGGTGGTGCTGCCCCGGGAGATCGACCTCAACGAGTGGCTGGCCAGCAACA CCACCACGTTTTTCCACCACGTCAACCTGCAGTACAGCACCATCTCTGAGTTTTGCACAGGAGAGGCATGCCAGACGATGGCCGTGTGCAACAC ACAGTACTACTGGTACGATGAGCGGGGGAAGAAGGTCAAGTGCACCGCTCCCCAGTACGTCGACTTTGTCATGAGCTCTGTGCAGAAGCTGGTGACTGATGAGGACGTGTTCCCCACGAAATACG GCAGGGAATTCCCCAGCTCCTTCGAGTCTCTGGTGAAGAAGATCTGCAAGTACCTGTTCCACGTGCTGGCGCACATCTACTGGTCCCACTTCAAGGAGACCCTGGCCCTCGAGCTGCACGGACACTTGAACACACTCTACGTCCACTTCATCCTCTTTGCCAGGGAGTTCAACCTGCTCGACCCCAAAGACACCGCCGTCATGGACGACCTCACGGAGGTGCTgtgcagcggcggcggcggcggcgggggccgcggcgggggcggggccggcggcgggggcggggcc gcggtgGGGGGCGCGGGGGCACAGAACCACGTGAAGGAGAGGTGA